In the Juglans microcarpa x Juglans regia isolate MS1-56 chromosome 6D, Jm3101_v1.0, whole genome shotgun sequence genome, one interval contains:
- the LOC121235856 gene encoding thioredoxin-like 1-2, chloroplastic — translation MMAWSMKSCLYSYGSNLNETIRGSKPRAVCGFCPSFGSSQSKDVESRAFPVLSVDFMGKPLHISDQKGKRDWSPKSSGNFFIHAQTSFCVSRAMRWWDKTLKPNMVEIQSAQELVDSLLNAGDRLVIADFYSPGCGGCKALHPKICQLAESNPNVIFLKVNYENLKTMCHSLHIHVLPFFRFYRGAEGRLCSFSCTNATIKKFKDALGKHGTERCSLGPAKGLDEAELMNLASVGEVSIYRAPFPSTKEVSVEDLVMESIDLSGVLRKAGNKMELRKEMLC, via the exons ATGATGGCTTGGTCGATGAAGAGTTGTCTGTACTCTTATGGGTCGAATTTGAATGAGACTATTCGTGGCTCAAAACCCAGAGCGGTTTGTGGGTTTTGCCCCTCCTTTGGTTCTTCTCAATCTAAAGACGTAGAATCGAGAGCTTTTCCAGTTTTGAGTGTTGATTTTATGGGAAAGCCCTTGCATATCTCGGACCAAAAGGGCAAAAGAGACTGGAGTCCCAAATCCTCCGGCAATTTCTTCATTCAT GCACAAACATCATTCTGTGTAAGCCGAGCCATGAGATGGTGGGACAAGACTCTTAAACCCAACATGGTGGAGATTCAATCTGCTCAAGAACTTGTGGATTCTTTGCTTAATGCTGGTGATAGGTTGGTCATAGCTGACTTCTATTCACCTGGTTGCGGAGGCTGCAAAGCTCTACATCCCAAG ATCTGTCAGCTAGCTGAATCGAATCcgaatgtgatttttttaaaagttaactATGAGAACCTCAAAACCATGTGTCACAGTCTCCACATTCATGTCCTACCATTCTTTAGGTTCTATAGAGGTGCAGAAGGTCGTCTATGTAGCTTCAGCTGCACCAATGCCACT ATCAAGAAATTCAAAGATGCACTGGGAAAGCATGGGACTGAAAGATGTAGTCTTGGCCCGGCGAAAGGTCTGGATGAAGCTGAGCTAATGAATTTAGCATCAGTTGGTGAAGTCTCAATATATCGAGCACCATTCCCATCCACCAAGGAAGTAAGTGTGGAGGACTTGGTCATGGAAAGCATAGATTTGTCTGGTGTTCTGAGGAAAGCAGGCAATAAGATGGAACTCAGGAAAGAGATGCTGTGTTGA